A portion of the Oncorhynchus gorbuscha isolate QuinsamMale2020 ecotype Even-year linkage group LG19, OgorEven_v1.0, whole genome shotgun sequence genome contains these proteins:
- the LOC124005522 gene encoding ADP-ribosylation factor-like protein 4A, whose product MGNRLSEPQTFLSRIPLFQSFHIAILGLDSAGKTTVLYRLQFNEFVNTVPTKGFNAEKVNVSLGGHRTVTFHFWDVGGQEKLRPLWKSYTRCTDGIVFVVDSVDGERMEEAKTELHKIAKTGDNQGVPLLVVANKQDLRHSLSLAEIEKALALKELGPGTPWHLQPTCAIIGDGLKDGMGRLHDMILKRRKMLRQQTRKR is encoded by the coding sequence ATGGGGAATAGATTATCAGAACCACAGACCTTCCTCTCGAGAATCCCCCTCTTTCAGTCGTTCCATATCGCCATTTTGGGACTGGACTCTGCAGGTAAAACGACTGTCCTGTACAGGTTGCAGTTCAATGAGTTTGTCAACACAGTGCCTACCAAAGGCTTCAACGCAGAAAAGGTCAATGTGTCTTTGGGCGGCCACAGGACGGTGACCTTCCATTTCTGGGACGTGGGTGGTCAAGAGAAGTTGCGTCCATTGTGGAAGTCATACACACGCTGTACCGATGGAATCGTATTCGTGGTGGACTCTGTAGATGGCGAACGCATGGAGGAGGCTAAAACGGAGCTCCATAAGATCGCCAAGACCGGAGACAACCAGGGAGTGCCACTGCTGGTGGTGGCTAACAAGCAAGACCTGAGGCACTCTCTGAGTCTGGCGGAGATTGAAAAGGCACTAGCGTTGAAGGAACTGGGCCCTGGCACGCCTTGGCACCTGCAGCCCACCTGTGCCATCATAGGAGACGGACTGAAAGACGGCATGGGGAGACTCCATGACATGATCCTTAAACGGAGGAAGATGCTCCGCCAACAGACGAGAAAGAGATGA